CTTCCAGGTACTTGGAGCGCTCGGCGGGCGACACGTCGACGCCGGCCGGGTTGGGCTTCTTGCCGCGCGGCGCGACGGCGGCGGCCTTGGCGGCGCGGATCTTGCTTTCGATCCAGGCCTGGCGCAGGCCCTCCATGTCGGTCTTGGGGTCGGCGCGGCCGCTCAGATCCATCTTCAGGCCGGGACGGTCGGTCAGGGCCTTGATCAGCGTGTCGATGCGCTGCTGGGAATCCTCGGTCAGCGCCGCGCTGCCCGGCGCGAACTCCACGTAGGACAGCTCCTCGCCGCCGCCGAAGGCCGAGGCGAGCAGGCTGAAGGGCGAAGTCACCGCCTTGACCACCAGGTTGAGCACCACGCGCACCACGATACCGCCGACCGAGAACTCCGGATCGTCCAGCGAACCGGAAATCGGCAGGTTGATGTCGATATTGCCGCGCGAGTCCTTCAGCAGCGCCACGGCCAGCAGCACCGGCAGCTTGGTCGCGTCGGGGCTGTTGGTCTTGTCGCCGAAGGTCAGCTGGTTCAGCACCACATGGTTGCTGGCGGTCAGCGCGCGATCCTTGATCTTGTATTCCAGGTCGACCGACAGCTTGCCGCGCTTGATGGGATAGCCCACGTACTTGGCGGAATAGGTGTTGAAGCGCGGCAGGTCCACGCCCTTGGCCGACGCCTTCAGGTCCAGTGCCAGGAACTTGGCGAAGGGCTGCACCACGCCGCTGATCGACAGCGGCGCGGTGGTGTACACACGGCCCGTGACCTTGACCTTGGCGGGCTGAGGATTGCTGGACGACACCGCCGAGATCGAGCCGTCGATGCTGGACAGCTCCGCCACGTAGTTCGGCTTGACGAAGCGGTCGGTGAAGGTCATGCGGCCGCGCGTCAGGGTCACGCTGTTGAGCGAGATATCGGGCATGCCGCCGCTCTTGGCGGCGGGTTCGGGCGCGGCGCGGCGCGCCGGCGTCTGCGTGTCCTGGGTGATGGAGCCGCCCGCCTGTCCGGGCGCGGCCACCAGGTCCATCACGTTGAGCCGGCCCTGCGCGTTGAGCAGGATGCGACCGTAGAAATCGTCCAGCGCGATATCGCCCAGCCTGGCGCCGATCTTGTCGCCGGCGACGGAGATATCCATGCCGGAGAACGCCAGGCGCTTCCAGTTCAGGAAATCGTCCTTGTTGACGCGGTCCTGCAGGTCCAGGTCGGTGACTTCCACTCCGCCCTTCCAGGCGGCCGAGAGCGGCGCCTTGCCGTTGGCGGCCGCGAAGGCCGCTTCGCCCTTGGCTCCCAGCGTGATGGCGCGCACGGTGGCGTTCAGGCTGGAGGCGAAATAAGGCGCGAACGAGGCCACGTTCAACGCCGACAGGTCCACCGAGGTGCGCAGCGTCAGCGGCTGCGGCGTGAACGCCCCCTTCAGGGCCAGCTTGCCGTTGCCCTGCACGCCATCGGCGTCCAGCGTGAAATTGCTTTGTCCCGGTCCCATGGCCAGCCGGTCGGCGGTCAGGTGCAGGCGCTGCAGCGCGACATCCAGAGCGGGCTTCAGGGATTCGTCGCGCGCCTTGAACTGGGTCAGCTCGGCTTGCGCGCCGGTGGCGGACACGTCCACCACCCCGCCCGTGTCCAGCACGTGCACTTGCGCCGACAGCGCCACGCGACCGTCCTGCAGCGTGATCGGCGCGGCGCTGCGCACGGCCGGCGCGAATGGCGCCAGCGCCACGTTGCCCATGCGGAAAGACATTTCCAGCGCCAGCGGTTGCAGCACCAGCGGACCCTTGGCGCGGATCCAGCCACCGTCGGTGCTGTTGTCCACCGTCAGCCACAGGTTGATCGGGCGATCCTTCTGCTGCGGAAGCTCCACGCCCTCGACCGTGGCCGCGATGCCGGTCATCGAGTAGTCGAGCTTGCTGACCGCATCGGTCAGGTGCAGCTCGCCTTCATGGATATTGAAGGCGTCCAGCGTGATCTTCCATTCGGCCGGCTCGGCCGGCTGGGGCGCCGGGGCCGTGCCTGCCGGACCATCCGGAGGCGCGGCGCCCGCGGCAGCGGACGCCGACGGCGTGGCCGCGCCAGCCGCAGCGCCGCCTGCGGCGGGAATCGCAGACTTGGGTTCGGCGGCTTTGGCTTCGGCCGCCTTAGCATCGGCACTCTTCGCATCAGCCGCCTTAGCATCTCCGGCCTTAGCATCCGCCGGTTTCACGCCCGCCGGCTTGGCAGCTGCCGCAGCAGAAGCC
The Achromobacter sp. AONIH1 DNA segment above includes these coding regions:
- a CDS encoding DUF748 domain-containing protein yields the protein MPMRMPKFRFTRRVGKILLSIVAVALLLCGVAAWQVPKVLRSVLTEDVSKMLGRDVSVGKISFNPFTLTVRARDLAIAQPGSETPLLTLAELDASAAWSSLFWFAPVVDRLTLREPKIAIVREDVTRFNFSDVQQRVAEMSAAKPEEPPKPDEGLPRFSLNNMRIEGGSVTLDDKVTGRKQVVDEFTLGVPFISTFGYATDIDVQPRLHLRINGSPFDLTGVARPFEKVPSSTLNVTFSGLQLEKWADVWPMPLPFKLERALLDSNLRVVFEQPKDAPPKIRVVGDLGLRQFDLRDKSGAELASWSALTVSRLELEPIARQAYIGDVGLWAPQVHARRYENLRLNWQDVAEQLQQLGAKPGAAKPAGGKPVAGKPADAKTQDAKAAPNAGKAAAQTADPRASAKVSAAQAGAPEAGKAASAAAAAKPAGVKPADAKAGDAKAADAKSADAKAAEAKAAEPKSAIPAAGGAAAGAATPSASAAAGAAPPDGPAGTAPAPQPAEPAEWKITLDAFNIHEGELHLTDAVSKLDYSMTGIAATVEGVELPQQKDRPINLWLTVDNSTDGGWIRAKGPLVLQPLALEMSFRMGNVALAPFAPAVRSAAPITLQDGRVALSAQVHVLDTGGVVDVSATGAQAELTQFKARDESLKPALDVALQRLHLTADRLAMGPGQSNFTLDADGVQGNGKLALKGAFTPQPLTLRTSVDLSALNVASFAPYFASSLNATVRAITLGAKGEAAFAAANGKAPLSAAWKGGVEVTDLDLQDRVNKDDFLNWKRLAFSGMDISVAGDKIGARLGDIALDDFYGRILLNAQGRLNVMDLVAAPGQAGGSITQDTQTPARRAAPEPAAKSGGMPDISLNSVTLTRGRMTFTDRFVKPNYVAELSSIDGSISAVSSSNPQPAKVKVTGRVYTTAPLSISGVVQPFAKFLALDLKASAKGVDLPRFNTYSAKYVGYPIKRGKLSVDLEYKIKDRALTASNHVVLNQLTFGDKTNSPDATKLPVLLAVALLKDSRGNIDINLPISGSLDDPEFSVGGIVVRVVLNLVVKAVTSPFSLLASAFGGGEELSYVEFAPGSAALTEDSQQRIDTLIKALTDRPGLKMDLSGRADPKTDMEGLRQAWIESKIRAAKAAAVAPRGKKPNPAGVDVSPAERSKYLEEVYGDTDIKDKPRNLIGIAKSIPDAQMEEMLRSVAPVGDEQLRQLADARAQAVYEKLLAHEGLAERVFIVAPQLDADGIKDDGVPSRVEFSLK